From the genome of Ancylothrix sp. D3o:
ATTGTCACACCGGCCACCTTAAAAACCTGATTGATAAGTGTGACTGCTAATTCCGCAGAACCCTTGGCTAATGCTGCACACCCTTCTGTACCAATCTGAAGTAATAAATCTAGTATTGTGGGGTTGAGGAGGCCGGCGTTTTCAAGGTTCTGTTTGAGTTCCGCCATCCCCAGCTTTTGAGTGATTTCCTTGGCAGTCAGGGGATATTGGGACTGGAGAAACTTGCTGAACAGCTTATTACCCAGCTTCTCCTTTAGATCCAGTAGGGTGTCGATAACATTCAGTTCGAGGACGTTTAGGTTGGTTAAGAGAAGCTGCGTCAACAACGGTAAACTCTCTAAAGCTTCTGTGATAAGGGCTTTAGGAGTACCTTGGGGAAATGTGATAGTTTGGTTCATAATAGTAAGTTGGTACTTTGTGTACCGGGTTAAGGCCCCTGCCGGAACGATTGATTGCCGTATGGCAGGGGTTTGATTTTTGAAAAAAAATGCAAAACGTTATGATGTCTTGCGCTTTTCTACTTTGACGATACAGATTAAACCCCAACTTGTCAAGAAAATAGAGAAAAGTCCGTAAGCTTTACTGACAAAGAGATTCAAGCTTTACACATAGATTCATTAGAATGTTAAATAGTTAATTTTTGTAAAGCTATATCGACTGCTTTGCGCTTTTGGGAAATTTATTTGAAAATGTAGAAGGTAAACGACTTGGGGGTGGACAAGAACTGTGACATTTTCTGAAAAGGACGATAAACAGCAGCGTTTGATTGAGTTGCTAAAACACTTGGAGCAGCAAGTCCAAGTGGTTGATGTGGCTCAAAAGCAGGCGGCAGTAGTCGCTTATATTAATCGTTTCGGTATGGTAACGAGTGAAGCTTCTTATCGGCGCTGGAAACTAAAAGAGCAGTTTCCTTGGAAATCCCGACGCCCCCTATTAGCCAACGCGATTGGCTGTTCGCCTGAACAGTTAGAAGGGTTTTTGAATGAAGGTAAGCCTAATAGTGCTGAGTTGTTTCCTTTGCTTCCACGCATTCCACCCGAATTTTCTTTGACTGGCAAACAAGCTTCTATAGATTTAAGTTCAGAAGCGGATATCGTAAATTCGATAATTTTCCTGTTTGATTACTTATCCTTGAACTCTCTGGGTAAAGTTCTAAGTTCGCTAAAAAACCATATTATTGCTCAAATTAAAATCTATGGCTTAGATTTTGTTACGTCTAGCAATCAGCTTTTATTGAATGCAGAAGAGGGCTTTGCCTCACCGACTCTCCCAGGAGTTAGGATAGCAGACTTGTTGAAAGGCAAAAATTTGCAGCAAATTTCAGATTTAGTTGATTTACCTTTAGCTAGATTGCAAAGTATTGCTGCTGGTTCAGAACCACTTCATCAGGAATTAACTTTGCTGGCTGCTGCTTTAGAAATTCCTCTTCACAAGTTAGAAGAAATAAGAAGACGAGAATTTGACAACAGGCTATATTTATCTAAAGACTGCCACTAAAATTGTTAGTAAGTATGTTTTAATATATAATTAAGGGAGGCGGGTGATGGAACAGATAAATAAATCAGTTTTGTTTCCAGGGTGTTTAGGTTTAGGAGTAGAAGGGCAAGCTCTCCAAATTAGGGTAAAAAGTTGGGATGAAGCTTGGAAGCTTAATCAATCTTATTTGCCATACTTAGCAGCTTTAGCTAGACTATTTGGAAAAGATTTAGTCTATTTAGTCCACAACACTGTTGGAAAACCTCATATTCCCATTTTAGCGTCTATGATAGAAACAGACTGTGCGGAAAATGAGCATTTCAAAGAAAACTGTTCTACCTTTTTAGAGAGTTTTAGCCTTAGTAATTTTAACTTCAATAACCAGTTAGAGGACAAAAATATGGACACTCAAAAGCTAACATTAGAAATGGTTTCAGAATTTATAGAGCGAGAGGATTGCGATGGAGAAATCGCAGCTTTGGCTTTGGGGGAAAACGAATATGCAACCTGGATTATTGACCAGAAGACTCAAGAAGTTCTACTTGCAAATCGTGTTGCTCTGGCTGCTAACTGTAAACCTCCTAGAGAAATTTTAGCTTCTAATATTTCTGCTTTATGGGAAGAAGAACCTCTACGGCAGCTAACCGATTTAGTTTATAAAGATAAAGCTGTTCGGGAGCACACCAATACGGGGTATCGCTGGCAAAAAGAAGAGGAAAGCGGTTTTTGGTTCCGTAAACCCCATTTTTTCACTGTTGATTATGCACAAGTTAACTTTTTAGGACAAATTTGCCGATTTGAAATTGTAAAAAGTGCTGTGCCGGTCTAAAGAAAATTTTGTTTTACTTAGAAGAAGCTAGTAATAAAAGTAGCTTCTTTTTTTTGGCAAAAAGTAGTTTATTTGCAATGATAGTCAGACAATGAACAACAGCCCTATTTTTTATTTTCGTAGAGCATAATAAACTTCGATTCAACCTCCATCTGACCGCTTAACTTTTTATAAAGAGGATATTGACTCAAGCCTAAAAGTTTAAATCCCCAAGACTGATAAAGCCGAATTGCGTTTGTTTTAGCCTGAGTAACACGCAGAAAGATGGGAGTACCGGCAGGCAATAGTGAAAGCGTGGTTTTGAATAATTCAGTAGCAATCCCTTGACCTCGGTATTCACTATCTGTACCAATGTCAGCCAAATACCAAGCTGCACCGGCCTCAATATTCAAATGCTGCCGGCAGAAATTATCATCACTGATCACTGTTTGGTTAGTGGCGGTGACAGCTTCAGCAGAGAATAAGGAAGATTTAGGAAAGGGAACAGTAGCGCAGAATCCAACAGTTCTGTTATCCTGATTTGCTACCAGTATCAATCCACCTGACTCGTAATGTCGGGAAAACATGGCTTTTATCTTGTCAACACTGTTATCTTGGTTTGATGGTGGTTCGGCAAAACATTTAAAGTAAAGTTTTGTTAACTCAGAATCCAGTAGGGTAGACAATTCTTCTGGGGTGGTGAGATGATAAATTTTACTAACCGTATTAATTGGGTTCATGGCAGTTACTATCAGACATAATCTTTTAATATGATGAAGGCGATTTTACTACTTTAGAAAAGTTTAGTCCTAATTATAGAATTTTGTCTAATCCATCACAGTCTAAAATTTACCAAAACTAACTTTATACAACTAAAAGGCTATTATCTATGATGCAACATTTATGGAATTGACAAAAGCGGTCGTTTCAGGAGAACACTTCTTGTCCCCTGAAGGATTGAAGAATTGGTTTCTTTTATTCCTAAGAAGTGTAGATTTTATTGGCAAGGGTAAAAACTGGAGTTTAGGCTATCGCATTATAAGTACAATAGCTTAATTACAAGTATTGAGTTCATCGGGTTTAACGATAATAAGGAGATGAAGGAGAAGGATAAGGTGAAGTTTGAGAAGGTGTTTGTTGTGGAGATCGCTGTTGGGAAGTATGTCCTACTCCAATTATTATTAAACAGATGAAAATAATCCATCCCCAGGGTAGCTGAGACTCAAAGGAAGAAGATATATTTGAACTCGGTGGAAAGCCTTGTTCTAATGATATTTCGGGCGAATTATATTCCTTACTTTCTCCCGTTTCGTAAACTTGTTTTAGTGCCACCGCAGCCATTGGATCTTCTAAGTATTGTAGGTAAACACAGGCTAAATCAACAATTGCTATAGTTCCTTTACCAGTGCGGCTTTGCCAGACCCAAGTTCCCTTAGCTCCATATTCTTTAATTTTTGCTGCGCCAGTTTTTGAGCTTTTAAAATTTCCAGGTCCTAGACTTTTAGGCCGACCAGCAGCCTTATACGCCTTATAAAGGTTAGTAACGCTAACTCTACCGTCTTTTTCTATAGGTATTATTGTGCCGTTATAAATTAGGTTAGCCATTTGATTAAATTTAAAATAGAGGGTTATAAAATCGTAGCATCAGCTTTTATAAATCGGCAACTAGAAATAATTTATGCTTGGAAAGCAAAACATAAATTGTTTTAACTAACCACAGATGCCGTAAAAACTTTTGCCTGCTCTAAAACCAACTCAGTCGCCAACGCCTGCATATCTGGGGGATAGCCATACTCACGCAGTAAGCGTTTAACCATAACTTTCATTCGGGCTCTCACATTCTCCTTCAAGTTCCAATCAATCGTCGCATTCTGGCGAATTCTCTGGACTAGAACAATCGCTAGTTCCCGCAATTGTTCAACCCCCATGACGTCCCTTGCACTTTCATTTTGAGCAAGTGCATCATAAAATGCTAATTCGTAGGGTTCTAAATTTAATTCTTCCCCTCGTTTATTGGCAGCTTGCGTATCCCTAGCAATTCCTAATAATTCCTCAATAATATCGGTTACACTAATGACTTGATTTTGATAACGTCGTAGGGCTTCTTCTAACATTTCTGCTAGTTTGCGACTTTGAACAATATTCGTGCGACTTTTCGCTTTAACCTCATCTTTCAATAAACGGGTGAGGAGTTCAACTGCTAAGTTTTTATGCTCCATCCCCTGCACTTCTTCCATAAATTCATCAGAAATAATGGAAAGGTCAGGATTTTTAATTCCAGCCTCATCGAAAATATTAATCACCGCACTGGAAACAAGCGCCTGATCCACCACTTGACGAATTGCGGTTTCAATTTCAATGTTACTCACTCCCCCATCACTGATTTCTAACTTTTTGAGGCTGGCTTGGATGGCTTGGAAAAAAGATAGTTTTTCTGCTTCTCTGAGAGCATCAGGATGGGGGACTGCCAGAGAAAATGCTTTAGAAAGGGCAACCACCGCATCTTGAAATTGGGTCTTACGGGATGGGTCAGCAATATAATTTGTAGCAGTTTTCAACAGATTTAGTTTGTCGCCGGTGGAAGCTGTAAAATAATGTTGGTAAGGACAACCGGCCATAATCTGCTCAACAATTTCTAACTGGGTAAGGAAAACACCAACCGCTTCTTGTTGGTCAACAACAATATTACCCCTACCACCGCTTTGAGAATAAAAGGAGAGGGCTTGTTTAAGTTCTTGGGCGAAGCCTAGATAATCAACAATCAACCCACCCATTTTATCAAAATAAACCCGGTTAATTCGGGCAATCGCCTGCATCAAATTATGGGATTTCAGGGGTTTATCTATGTACATTGTATGCAAGCAGGGGGCATCAAACCCCGTTAACCACATATCACAAACAATCACCAGTTGCAGGGAATTGTCAGGATCTTTCAAGCGTTTGGCGAGAATTTGACGGTCTTTTTTGCTGGTGTGGTGTTTAACGAGCTTTTCTTCATCAGATGCTGCTGCTGTCATCACTACTTTTATAATGCCGGTGTCAAGGTCATCGCTGTGCCAGTTGGGGCGGAGTTCAATAATTTTCTCGTAGAGATCCGCAGCAATACGCCGACTCATTGTAACAATCATTCCTTTGCCCCGGTTCACTGTTTGCCGTTGTTCAAAGTGGGTAACAATATCTTTAGCAATGGTTCTTAAGCGTTCCGTAGAACCGACAATGGCTTCTAGTTGGGTTTGGTTAGCTTTGGCTTTTTGGGTGGTGGTGAGGTCTTCATATTGCAGATCCTCGTCAAGTTCATCAAGGAGTTTTCGTCCGTTCTCATCTAAGTCTACCTTGACTAACCGGCCTTCATAATAAATAGGAACAGTTGCCCCATCCTTCACCGCTTGGGCAATGTCGTAAATATCAATATAATCACCAAAAATTGCGGGTGTATTTTTATCAGTTTCTTCTACCGGGGTGCCGGTGAACCCCACAAATGTTGCATGAGGTAAAGCATCCCGAATATACTTAGCAAAGCCATATTTCGTTTGTTTACCGATGACCTTACCTTCTGCATCTTTAATGTTAACTTGTCTAGCTTTGAAGCCATATTGACTACGGTGGGCTTCATCTGCTAAGACAATGATGTTGGTGCGAGGGCTAATTTCAGGATAAATATTTTCATCATTTTCTGGAGAAAACTTCTGGACAGTGGTAAAGACAATTCCTCCAGCATCAACAGTCAATAGTTCGCGCAACTGGGAACGATTATCTGCTTGTTGGGGTTCTTGCCGTAATAGTTGACGACATCCGGCAAAGGTATCAAATAGTTGATCATCTAAATCATTCCTATCCGTTAAAACAACCACCGTCGGGTTATTCAAAGTTAATACTAATTTACCTGTTAAGAAAACCATTGAAAGGGATTTGCCGCTGCCTTGAGTATGCCAAACTACACCTCCCTTACCATCTCCCGTTTCCGATGATGCTTTTATAACGGATTCAACGGCTTTATTTACAGCATAGTATTGATGATAGGCTGCGATTTTCTTAACGGTCTCTAGGGTAATAACTTCTGTTTGGGGGTCTATCTTTTTGATTTTCTCAAATACTGTGAAATGACGAATTAAGTCGAGAAGGGTGGGTTTATTTAAAATACCGTTTGTTAAAATCCCTAATTCGTTGCGGTTTAAGTCATCTTCAATATCAGGAGTTTTCCAAGCTTGAAACCGGTTAAAGTCAGCAGATAGTGAACCTGCACGGGCTTTTAAGCCATCCGAAATAATTAATAAAGTATTATAGGTAAATAAACTAGGAATTTCTCGTTTGTAGGTTTGCAGTTGATTATAAGCAGCTTTTAAATCTGCTGTATCGTCCGAAGCATTTTTTAGTTCAATGACAACTAGGGGTAAACCATTAATAAATAAAATAATATCCGGTCGGCGGTTGTGGTTATCTTCAATAACAGTAAATTGATTAACGGCTAAGAATTCGTTGTTTTCAGGATAATTAAAATCAATTAACCAAACCTTACCACCTCTGCTTTCCCCATTCCATTGAAAATCAATCTCTATCCCTTCTGTTAAGTATTTATGGAAAGTTTCGTTATTATTGAGAAAGTCAGGAGTATTAAGGGTTGTAATTTGTCGAAATGCTTCTTCCCTAGCTTCTAAGGGAATATCGGGGTTAAGTTTAGTGATAGCGTTTTGCAGTCTATCTTTTAATAAAATATCACTAAAACTTTTCCTTTCTTGGTGTTGGCCTTCCGGTTGGATATCATAACCACATCGATAACTGTAACCGAGGCTTTCAAGTAGTTTTAGGTTGTACAATTCGATTTCGTCTTCTGTGGTAAATTTCATAATAACTCGGAGAATAATTTAATTGTTCTATCTTTCACCGGCATTTTAATAAATCAGTTAGAGTGCTATGGCTTCAGGTTCTACAGGATACTGGTAAAACCATTAACTGATGTTCGCTTAGGGTTTCTATGGCGTAAGCTTTTCCTGTATCATCGCTAAATTCAATTTCAAAAACGCCTGGTTCGTATTCCTCAACAATTGTGCCAACTTGCCCTCGATAGAGTCCTCGTTCGGGTAAGTTTTCTAGTACAGCAACAACATCTAAGAACTTCATTTTACCTCCTCTATTAGGCTTTCTATTTGCTTAACCCGAATCTGGCCACTCATTAATTTAGGTAATAAAGTGTCACGGGTTAGGGTTAGGGTTTTAATATGTTTAGTATTAAATTCTTGTTTTTCTAACATTAGTGTTAGTAATGGCATTAATTGTTTTTGAACATCAATATTTGGTATAATTAAATCCAAATTAGATACAGATTCAAAAGTAATTTGTGGAAAAGTTCCAGAGCGCGATTCTGCTATTTTCTGGAATTCTTGAATAGTATCTTGTCGTTTTAAGATTAAATATAAAAGGCGGGGTAATATTAAATGATTTGCTCTCACTATCATAAACTTTGTTGAAACGACATAATCAGTTGAATCAAAATTTACATAAGCAAACCTTTTGTTAATGGGTCTAATTTCACTGTATAAAATATCTCCTTTTGCAATTCTCTTTTTTGCTTGACCTGGAAGGGTGCTAATAGAAACATATTCATCATGTAAAAAATCGCCGTTTAAAACATCTCCAGTATTTATAAAAATAATTTTTTCTTTATCTTTAAAATTATAAGTTTGAGAATGATTTTTGGCTACTTCTCCCAACTTCCCAATACGCCAACCGGCAGGAATATCCCCCAACTCAGAAGCAACCATCGCCCCACCGGCTGATTTATAAGGTTTGCCGTCATCGTTGGGAAATTCAAAGTCAATGAACCAATGCTTAAACAGTGTTTGTGCGATTTTCTCTAGGGTTTCGTTTTGCCGGTGGAGGTTGTCTATTTTATTATCGAGACAGGATAAAATATCAGCTATTTGTTTTTGTTTTGATAACACTAAGTCTGGAATCAATATACATTTTAAGTCTTTAATTGGTAGTTGAGGTTGTGCAGAGCCAGACTGAAAAGATTGGACTTGATTTTTGAATATACTAGATTTTAGAAATAAATAAATAAATTTAGGATCTATGCTCTGACCACATCTCAAAATGACCATACCAGAATTAATTCTAATGTGATTATAAGAAATAGTTTGATTATAAAAACCAATATTCCCAAGCGTTCCTCTTGTTGTTAATACAATATCATTTCTTTGTAATTTACCCTTTCTTAAGTTATCATCTTTTTCTTTTGATATAAATTGAGCATTGGAAAAATCAAAACCATTTTCTCTTACATTTTTAGTGTTCAAAAATAGACAAAAACCTTTTTCTACAAAATCTTCTGGGGAGGGGTAGTTTTTACCTCTATCTCCATCAATAATAGCTATATCACTTTGCTCTAACGATAAGAAGTTATATTCACTCATAACTCAAAACCCACCTTAGCCAACTGTAACTTAATCTCTTTATCTAAAATGTTAGCTTCCCGTATTTGTTGGAATAACTCAGCCGTCTAGTAGTTGTTATCTTCATATCTAATAAACCTCATCATGGCTACCAATATCAATTAAGACAATTAAATCGTTATCCGTTTCTATCTCCTTCTTAAAAGCAAAAATAACTCGGCAATCGTAACTAACCGAACAAGACCATAACCCCTCTAGTTGTCCCGTTAATTTATGAGACTTTAAAGACGGATGAAAAGGATCGTTACCCAACAACTCTAAGACCGCTAATATCTTATCCTGTAATTGGGGATTTTTTTTAACCAATCGCTTAAAAGCTCTTTTAAAACTCGCATCAGTCGTTAATATCATTCCTCATCCTCAGCCAACAAATACGACTTCAAATCCTCAAAATTTCCTTTAATCGCTGTTCCCGCCTCCACAGCCTTAAAAACCTCTTGAGCATTAGCTGCAATTTCAGACCGGCGATTCTCTATTCTCCGCTTACGGATTAACTCAAATAAACGTTCCTGATCCTCAACCGTCAAAGCCTCAATAGAATCTATTATTTCTTGAAAAGTCATCATCAAACCTCCCTAACCTTAATTAAACATTTCACCCTCAAGATTAAAACCAACCTTAGCTAATTGTAACCTAATTTCCTTATCTAAAATCTCAGCTTCCCGCATTTGTTGGAATAACTCAGCCGTCAATACCTCCATTTTCTCCTCAAAGGTTATCTCCTCTTCCACCTCATCAGGAATCCCCACATAACGCCCTGGAGTCAGAACAAACTTATGCTTTTCAATATCTTCTAAAGTGGCGGATTTACAAAACCCTTTAATATCGTGGTAATTACCGTTTTTCTTCTTCCATTCGTGGTAAGTATTGGCAATTTTATCAATATCGCTATCCGTAAATGTCCGGTTTCTACGGTTAATCATTTCTCCCAGTTCAGAAGCATCAATAAATAATACTTCGCCTTTGCGAGAACGATTTTTATTACCATTTTTATACCGGCTCAGAAACCATAAACAAGCGGGAATGCCGGTGTTATAAAATAGCTGAGTCGGTAACATGACAATACAATCTACTAAGTCATCTTCGACTAGCTTCTGCCTAATCTCACCCTCCCCTCCCGTATTAGAAGAGAGAGAACCATTGGATAAAACAAAGCCTGCGCTGCCGGTGGGGGCTAGATGATAAAGGAAATGTTGTACCCAAGCAAAGTTAGCATTACCGACTGGGGGGACACCATATTTCCAGCGTCCATCATTCCTTAAATGTTCGCCTCCCCAATCACTATCATTAAAGGGGGGGTTAGCAATAATAAAATCTGCTTTTAAACTAGGGTGAGCATCATTAAGAAATGACCCCTCATTGTTCCATTTGATATTAGATGAATCAATGCCCCTAATCGCTAAATTCATCTTACATAGGCGATAGGTAGTTTCGTTGCTTTCTTGCCCATAAATAGAAATATCATCTAACCGGCCTTGGTGGTTTGCCACAAACTTTTCACTTTGTACAAACATCCCACCCGAACCACAACAGGGGTCAAATACTCGACCGTTGTAAGGTTCTAACATTTCTACTAATAATTTAACAATCGGTTCGGGGGTGTAGAATTGTCCCCCTTTCTTGCCTTCCTCTAGGGCAAATTGGCCTAAAAAATATTCATAAACGCGCCCTAGAACATCCGCTTGTTGAAGTTTTTTAGCATTCTGTTCTAAATCTAATTCTAACTGTTCAGCCGAGCTTTTCTTGTCTCTGACTAATTTAAAACTCCCTATTAAATCAATTAACCCGCCCAAGGAAGTTTTATCTAAGTTTTGTTTAGCATAAACTTTAGATAGTACGCCTCTTAAGCCAGGATTTTCCTGTTCAATGGCAATCATCGCCTCATCAACATATTTGCCGATTTCTGGCTGTTTTGCTTGAGCTTGGAGATATGACCAGCGGGCTTTCTCTGGTACGAAAAAAACATTCTCTGCTAGGTATTCGTCTTTATCTTCGGGATCGGCTCCAGCATATTGTTCATCGCCATTTAGTAATTTCTGGTGTAATTGTTCAAACGAGTCAGAGATATATTTGAGGAAAATTAGCCCTAGGACAACGTGCTTGTATTCGGCTGCATCCATATTTTTCCGCAGCTTATCGGCAGATTTCCAGAGCTTCTGCTCTAAGGTTTCGTTGTTCTCCTTGGTTTTGCCGGTGCTACTTTTCGCCATTATTGCCCTAACTTGTTTGTCTTAGAAATTCGAGCCGCCACCCAGACCGTAGGCATAATCTGGCCCAATTTGAACGGGTTTCAGTAGGTTGGCGGTTATTTTCCTATTTCACTTCAGGCAATATTTTACCCTTTTTCTAGGGTATTCTTACGCTTGGTTCCCAGTAAAATGTCTATAAAATTGGGGTTTCAGAGCGAAATAGCGATAATTTGTATGCTTATGACGAATTAGAGGCCGGTGGCGTGTGTCTTGTCTTTCAACAGATGAGAAAACCAGGGGTAATCGGTAGTTTGTCTATGTTTAGTAGTTCGATGCCGGTGGGATATGATGTGGCGCCGGTGTCCGCCGGGGGGCCGGTGATGTCCATTTTGTTTGTGCCGACCTGAAATCGCCATAAAATAAAGCATTTCCGAGTGGCACACGGATTCGTCTATGTTCATTATCTTGTCTAGGTTCATCTGCCCCTAACAGATCCACCGGCTCTGACAAATTCATCGGCCTCACAAAATCTACTGGGGGCATATCCTAAACTTTTGTTAAGAAATCGTAAGCTCAGGCTGAATTCTTGCTTGTCACAACACCGGCATCATCCCCTCATCCAATATCCCCGGCCTGCCCGATCAATTTGTTTGGCATAGCGTGTTACCAGCCAAGGCATTTGCCGCACAGGGCGGTGAATAATCGCACGGACGGTTCCGGAAGAGAGGGGCGGGATGGCAAGATTCCCCTCCACTCTACCTCTCGACTATACCCCTCCGACAGTCGCCACCGTTGCTATCAACAAGTAATTTCTTGGCTTAGTATTGAAATGGGCTGCGTGAGATTGATTTCTAACCTTTTTCGCTATATTATATAACTTTATTTTTAATTATTCTGGATCAACTAAAAAATGCCAGAGTCCTTTTCCAACTCAGCAGGTCGCCATTTACAGGATGCCCAACTTCTTTTGGTAGAGCAACGGTGGGACAACGCCGTTTACCTAGCAGGTTATGTTGTAGAATGCTCTTTTAAAGTTCTTATCGAGCAACACTTTAAGCACGATCGAGGCGCGGTAAGAAAATATGGACATGACCTCACTGAACTTGAAGGAAGGGCAATGGAACGCTTGCGGGTTCTCTATCCTATTCTGGATAGGCAACTTCCTGCTTCACGAATAGCTGGTACTGTTCTAGCTCAAAATCATCCAGAGAGAAGATATTCCAAATCTGGAATTTGGACTGAAGCTGACGCAACAACTGCCGTTCAACGTGCAGAAGAAATTTACCGAGAAATAATTACCAAGTTAGTGCTAAATGGATCAATTTCTAGCCAAGATATTTAAAAAATGACAATCAGT
Proteins encoded in this window:
- a CDS encoding DUF4926 domain-containing protein; translation: MKFLDVVAVLENLPERGLYRGQVGTIVEEYEPGVFEIEFSDDTGKAYAIETLSEHQLMVLPVSCRT
- a CDS encoding type I restriction endonuclease subunit R, whose product is MKFTTEDEIELYNLKLLESLGYSYRCGYDIQPEGQHQERKSFSDILLKDRLQNAITKLNPDIPLEAREEAFRQITTLNTPDFLNNNETFHKYLTEGIEIDFQWNGESRGGKVWLIDFNYPENNEFLAVNQFTVIEDNHNRRPDIILFINGLPLVVIELKNASDDTADLKAAYNQLQTYKREIPSLFTYNTLLIISDGLKARAGSLSADFNRFQAWKTPDIEDDLNRNELGILTNGILNKPTLLDLIRHFTVFEKIKKIDPQTEVITLETVKKIAAYHQYYAVNKAVESVIKASSETGDGKGGVVWHTQGSGKSLSMVFLTGKLVLTLNNPTVVVLTDRNDLDDQLFDTFAGCRQLLRQEPQQADNRSQLRELLTVDAGGIVFTTVQKFSPENDENIYPEISPRTNIIVLADEAHRSQYGFKARQVNIKDAEGKVIGKQTKYGFAKYIRDALPHATFVGFTGTPVEETDKNTPAIFGDYIDIYDIAQAVKDGATVPIYYEGRLVKVDLDENGRKLLDELDEDLQYEDLTTTQKAKANQTQLEAIVGSTERLRTIAKDIVTHFEQRQTVNRGKGMIVTMSRRIAADLYEKIIELRPNWHSDDLDTGIIKVVMTAAASDEEKLVKHHTSKKDRQILAKRLKDPDNSLQLVIVCDMWLTGFDAPCLHTMYIDKPLKSHNLMQAIARINRVYFDKMGGLIVDYLGFAQELKQALSFYSQSGGRGNIVVDQQEAVGVFLTQLEIVEQIMAGCPYQHYFTASTGDKLNLLKTATNYIADPSRKTQFQDAVVALSKAFSLAVPHPDALREAEKLSFFQAIQASLKKLEISDGGVSNIEIETAIRQVVDQALVSSAVINIFDEAGIKNPDLSIISDEFMEEVQGMEHKNLAVELLTRLLKDEVKAKSRTNIVQSRKLAEMLEEALRRYQNQVISVTDIIEELLGIARDTQAANKRGEELNLEPYELAFYDALAQNESARDVMGVEQLRELAIVLVQRIRQNATIDWNLKENVRARMKVMVKRLLREYGYPPDMQALATELVLEQAKVFTASVVS
- a CDS encoding class I SAM-dependent DNA methyltransferase, which encodes MAKSSTGKTKENNETLEQKLWKSADKLRKNMDAAEYKHVVLGLIFLKYISDSFEQLHQKLLNGDEQYAGADPEDKDEYLAENVFFVPEKARWSYLQAQAKQPEIGKYVDEAMIAIEQENPGLRGVLSKVYAKQNLDKTSLGGLIDLIGSFKLVRDKKSSAEQLELDLEQNAKKLQQADVLGRVYEYFLGQFALEEGKKGGQFYTPEPIVKLLVEMLEPYNGRVFDPCCGSGGMFVQSEKFVANHQGRLDDISIYGQESNETTYRLCKMNLAIRGIDSSNIKWNNEGSFLNDAHPSLKADFIIANPPFNDSDWGGEHLRNDGRWKYGVPPVGNANFAWVQHFLYHLAPTGSAGFVLSNGSLSSNTGGEGEIRQKLVEDDLVDCIVMLPTQLFYNTGIPACLWFLSRYKNGNKNRSRKGEVLFIDASELGEMINRRNRTFTDSDIDKIANTYHEWKKKNGNYHDIKGFCKSATLEDIEKHKFVLTPGRYVGIPDEVEEEITFEEKMEVLTAELFQQMREAEILDKEIRLQLAKVGFNLEGEMFN
- a CDS encoding type II toxin-antitoxin system mRNA interferase toxin, RelE/StbE family; this encodes MILTTDASFKRAFKRLVKKNPQLQDKILAVLELLGNDPFHPSLKSHKLTGQLEGLWSCSVSYDCRVIFAFKKEIETDNDLIVLIDIGSHDEVY
- a CDS encoding HEPN domain-containing protein — its product is MPESFSNSAGRHLQDAQLLLVEQRWDNAVYLAGYVVECSFKVLIEQHFKHDRGAVRKYGHDLTELEGRAMERLRVLYPILDRQLPASRIAGTVLAQNHPERRYSKSGIWTEADATTAVQRAEEIYREIITKLVLNGSISSQDI
- a CDS encoding GNAT family N-acetyltransferase, encoding MNPINTVSKIYHLTTPEELSTLLDSELTKLYFKCFAEPPSNQDNSVDKIKAMFSRHYESGGLILVANQDNRTVGFCATVPFPKSSLFSAEAVTATNQTVISDDNFCRQHLNIEAGAAWYLADIGTDSEYRGQGIATELFKTTLSLLPAGTPIFLRVTQAKTNAIRLYQSWGFKLLGLSQYPLYKKLSGQMEVESKFIMLYENKK
- a CDS encoding restriction endonuclease subunit S — its product is MSEYNFLSLEQSDIAIIDGDRGKNYPSPEDFVEKGFCLFLNTKNVRENGFDFSNAQFISKEKDDNLRKGKLQRNDIVLTTRGTLGNIGFYNQTISYNHIRINSGMVILRCGQSIDPKFIYLFLKSSIFKNQVQSFQSGSAQPQLPIKDLKCILIPDLVLSKQKQIADILSCLDNKIDNLHRQNETLEKIAQTLFKHWFIDFEFPNDDGKPYKSAGGAMVASELGDIPAGWRIGKLGEVAKNHSQTYNFKDKEKIIFINTGDVLNGDFLHDEYVSISTLPGQAKKRIAKGDILYSEIRPINKRFAYVNFDSTDYVVSTKFMIVRANHLILPRLLYLILKRQDTIQEFQKIAESRSGTFPQITFESVSNLDLIIPNIDVQKQLMPLLTLMLEKQEFNTKHIKTLTLTRDTLLPKLMSGQIRVKQIESLIEEVK